A section of the Pseudomonas sp. Q1-7 genome encodes:
- the tnpB gene encoding IS66 family insertion sequence element accessory protein TnpB (TnpB, as the term is used for proteins encoded by IS66 family insertion elements, is considered an accessory protein, since TnpC, encoded by a neighboring gene, is a DDE family transposase.), with protein sequence MMRPDAKVQKVYLYPKPVDFRKSINGLAALVELDIKVEVFNPVLFVFLNRTRSQVKILYWERNGFFLWLKCLEAERFKTKPDAGDEAIELTVDELNWLLDGIDLWRNRPHQVLTPRFVA encoded by the coding sequence ATGATGCGTCCCGACGCCAAGGTGCAGAAGGTCTACCTCTACCCCAAGCCCGTCGACTTTCGCAAATCCATCAACGGCCTGGCCGCCCTGGTTGAACTGGACATCAAGGTGGAAGTGTTCAACCCGGTGCTGTTCGTGTTCCTCAATCGCACCCGTAGCCAGGTCAAGATCCTCTATTGGGAGCGCAATGGCTTCTTCCTGTGGCTCAAGTGCCTGGAAGCCGAGCGTTTCAAGACCAAGCCCGATGCTGGCGACGAGGCCATCGAACTGACTGTCGATGAGTTGAACTGGCTGCTCGACGGCATCGACCTGTGGCGTAACCGGCCGCACCAGGTACTGACGCCGCGCTTCGTGGCCTGA